A window of the Sabethes cyaneus chromosome 1, idSabCyanKW18_F2, whole genome shotgun sequence genome harbors these coding sequences:
- the LOC128733820 gene encoding E3 ubiquitin-protein ligase FANCL: MSNVALDKLSFLHKYQFLVEVDPNVYLGLYRGIFRIKIILPSFPQATGIGISIFKNSNLVQLEKMPKTTDLLTYMDSLLQFLNQQESQTAETIPDVGYFLDILCQLERIKTDHKCKILATKNLSSLKLFGLKQNDHHRLEMNRTSGAEYIVISHSLPELGSSGVLFKWQATPESHTIAFVQLLEQLDEFYANLHKIDELCHVVDPSEIDSRTSWRTIKFSSKVFLKITLHPLQPSSVVIGFIGPTKETEYLRELYDSKIENWDPESDVYTNLLRIFEIMSFPMRIQDNEHEESTVSCGICMSHRNDHNQIPIVSCDNEKCSLIFHVECLKQWFLSLKQSKTFFAISIGTCPYCKQKVSSSFDEFLSNVM, encoded by the exons ATATTCAGAATCAAAATAATTTTGCCGTCGTTTCCTCAGGCGACAGGAATAGGCATTTCAATTTTTAAGAATTCAAACCTTGTACAATtggaaaaaatgccaaaaaccaCCGATCTACTCACATACATGGACAGTTTGCTTCAATTCCTGAATCAACAGGAGTCACAAACGGCGGAAACAATTCCTGATGTCGGATACTTTTTAGATATTTTATGTCAGCTAGAGCGAATCAAAACGGACCATAAATGCAAAATTCTCGCCACAAAAAATTTATCCAGCTTGAAGCTCTTTGGATTGAAGCAAAACGATCATCATCGTCTTGAGATGAACCGCACTTCGGGCGCGGAATACATTGTCATATCACACAGTCTACCCGAGCTAGGATCGTCAGGAGTGTTGTTCAAATGGCAGGCCACGCCAGAGTCGCACACTATCGCGTTCGTCCAATTACTAGAACAACTAGACGAATTCTACGCCAACTTACACAAGATCGATGAGCTATGCCACGTAGTTGACCCGTCAGAGATCGACTCTCGAACGAGCTGGCGAACGATTAAATTTAGCTCGAAAGTTTTCTTGAAGATTACTTTACATCCCCTACAGCCTTCCTCGGTTGTGATAGGTTTTATTGGACCAACGAAAGAAACGGAATATTTAAGAGAACTTTACGATAGCAAAATCGAAAATTGGGACCCGGAAAGCGATGTGTACACCAATTTGCTAAGAATTTTCGAGATAATGTCCTTTCCAATGCGCATTCAGGATAATGAACATGAGGAGTCTACAGTTAGCTGTGGTATTTGTATGTCACACAGAAATGATCACAATCAGATTCCCATTGTTTCTTGTGACAATGAAAAATGCTCGCTGATTTTCCACGTTGAATGTTTAAAACAG TGGTTTCTTTCGTTAAAACAAAGTAAGACTTTTTTCGCCATATCAATAGGAACATGCCCGTACTGTAAGCAGAAAGTATCCTCCAGTTTTGATGAGTTTTTAAGTAACGTGATGTAA